In Populus alba chromosome 9, ASM523922v2, whole genome shotgun sequence, a genomic segment contains:
- the LOC118035276 gene encoding uncharacterized protein — MEGLESFDKAAWTKDMLHIFCDICIKAIDMGMRPNTHFDKTGWKFLITSFKEQTGHAFTKTQLKNKWDGCKKDWRIWNKLVSETGVGWNSEIGTIAASDEWWKQKIQEIRGAKKFRHVGIEPSLKNKFDRMYSNIVATGAFAWAPSSGVPAGSGVDPGTSNADIVDDGLEEGSGDSEEDVNPDFQTDMARMVGEINMSTSSNTKSSGKRKGRDHADVRCRKKKTSGIGVQLMTRCNHLLESMSTKSDSTSINLDREGCSIPEVIAELHSIPGVSIEDDFHDFATEFLISRRKREMWASMGDKQQKLRWLQRMYARTKRA, encoded by the exons ATGGAAGGTCTTGAATCTTTTGATAAGGCTGCTTGGACAAAAGACATGTTGCATATATTTTGTGATATATGCATTAAGGCAATTGATATGGGAATGAGACCTAATACTCATTTCGATAAAACGGGGTGGAAATTTCTTATAAcatcattcaaagaacaaactGGGCATGCATTCACtaaaacacaattgaaaaacaaatgggatggATGCAAAAAGGATTGGAGGATATGGAATAAGCTGGTTTCAGAAACCGGTGTTGGTTGGAATAGTGAAATAGGCACAATTGCAGCTAGCGATGAGTGGtggaaacaaaaaattcag GAAATTAGAGGAGCCAAAAAATTCAGACATGTCGGTATTGAGCCATCtttgaagaataaatttgaCCGAATGTATTCCAACATTGTCGCAACTGGAGCGTTTGCATGGGCTCCTTCATCAGGTGTACCTGCCGGCAGTGGTGTTGATCCTGGTACAAGCAATGCCGACATTGTTGATGATGGTTTGGAAGAGGGCAGCGGTGATTCGGAGGAAGATGTCAATCCAGATTTCCAGACTGACATGGCTCGAATGGTTGGAGAGATAAATATGTCAACCAGCAGCAATACAAAAAGCagcggcaaaagaaaaggacgaGATCATGCCGATGTGCGAtgtagaaagaagaaaacatctgGAATTGGTGTTCAGCTGATGACAAGGTGCAATCATCTTCTTGAGAGTATGTCGACTAAGAGTGATTCGACGTCGATTAATTTGGATCGCGAAGGCTGTAGCATCCCCGAGGTGATAGCTGAGCTGCACTCAATTCCTGGAGTTTCAATTGAAGATGACTTCCACGACTTCGCTACGGAGTTTCTCATTtcaagaaggaaaagagaaatgtgGGCCAGTATGGGCGATAAGCAACAAAAGTTAAGATGGTTGCAGCGAATGTATGCACGAACTAAACGTGCTTAG